Proteins found in one Populus alba chromosome 14, ASM523922v2, whole genome shotgun sequence genomic segment:
- the LOC118041530 gene encoding histone H3.2 translates to MARTKQTARKSTGGKAPRKQLATKAARKSAPATGGVKKPHRFRPGTVALREIRKYQKSTELLIRKLPFQRLVREIAQDFKTDLRFQSSAVAALQEAAEAYLVGLFEDTNLCAIHAKRVTIMPKDIQLARRIRGERA, encoded by the coding sequence ATGGCACGCACGAAGCAAACAGCAAGGAAGTCCACAGGAGGCAAGGCGCCACGTAAGCAACTGGCCACAAAGGCAGCCCGGAAATCTGCACCGGCAACCGGAGGGGTGAAGAAGCCCCACCGATTTAGGCCAGGAACCGTGGCACTGAGGGAAATCAGAAAGTACCAGAAGAGCACAGAGCTGCTGATAAGGAAATTGCCGTTTCAAAGGCTGGTGAGAGAAATAGCACAAGATTTCAAGACAGATTTGAGGTTCCAAAGCAGCGCAGTGGCTGCTCTTCAAGAAGCGGCAGAGGCGTACCTTGTGGGATTGTTTGAGGATACCAATCTGTGTGCTATTCATGCTAAGAGAGTCACCATCATGCCAAAGGATATTCAGCTTGCTAGGAGGATTAGAGGAGAGAGGGCCTAG
- the LOC118041531 gene encoding LOW QUALITY PROTEIN: protein WHAT'S THIS FACTOR 1 homolog, chloroplastic (The sequence of the model RefSeq protein was modified relative to this genomic sequence to represent the inferred CDS: deleted 1 base in 1 codon), which translates to MELKLLLSSSSASLPTSLPLFLSQKSSYFLERPKLSVRTHLSASPFQLEKSQFLGNGLVFEEKTGSFTGKLRTTHVPFEPIRAAGVKWRKERPFDNVIDRDKKLKLVMKIRKILANQPDRIMSIRELGKFRRELGLTKNRRFIALLKKFPAVFEIVEEGAYSLQFRLTPEAERLYLEELNVRNEMEDLLVLKLRKLLMMSMDKRILLEKIAHLKTDFGLPLEFRDTICHRYPQYFRVVATGRGPALELTHWDPELAVSAAELAEEENRAKELQEKDLIIDRPLKFNRVKLPKGLQLSKSEMRRICQFRDIPYISPYSDFTNLRSGSKEKEKHACGVVHEILSLTVEKRTLVDHLTHFREEFRFSQQLRGMLIRHPDLFYVSLKGERDSIFLREAYSDSHLVEKDRLLNIKEKLRSLVMVPRFPRRGAPKTEAAGGEDGTSGQEDGSDEEAEDWSDVDSYASGDELDDDYEDDWNDEDDDTPPDFDDDGDGDGDGTVKIHLSKSTSQPDTATNNKEKVLTPVFPDGQPRDRW; encoded by the exons ATGGAGCTTAAGCTCTTGTTATCCTCTTCCAGTGCTTCCCTACCTACTTCTTTACCACTTTTTCTCTCACAAAAATCTTCTTATTTCCTCGAAAGACCCAAACTTTCTGTCAGAACCCATCTCTCTGCATCACCATTTCAACTAGAAAAGTCGCAGTTTTTAGGTAATGGTTTGGtttttgaagagaaaactgGGTCTTTTACTGGTAAATTAAGAACAACTCATGTCCCATTTGAGCCCATTAGAGCTGCTGGCGTAAAGTGGAGAAAGGAGCGTCCTTTTGATAATGTGATTGACAGGGACAAGAAGCTGAAATTAGTTATGAAGATAAGGAAGATTTTGGCTAACCAACCTGATAGAATTATGTCAATTAGGGAATTGGGCAAGTTTAGAAGAGAATTAGGTCTTACGAAAAACCGTCGATTCATTGCTTTGTTGAAGAAATTCCCTGCTGTATTTGAGATTGTGGAAGAGGGGGCTTATTCATTGCAGTTCAGATTGACGCCTGAGGCTGAAAGGCTTTATttagaggagttgaatgttagGAATGAGATGGAGGACCTGTTGGTTCTTAAGTTGAGGAAATTGTTGATGATGTCCATGGATAAGCGGATTTTGTTGGAGAAAATAGCCCATTTGAAGACTGATTTTGGGTTGCCTCTTGAATTTCGGGATACGATTTGTCATAGATATCCACAATACTTTAGAGTTGTTGCAACTGGAAGGGGTCCTGCATTAGAACTAACTCATTGGGATCCTGAGCTTGCAGTATCGGCAGCTGAATTAGCTGAAGAGGAGAATCGGGCCAAAGAGCTACAAGAGAAAGATTTGATTATTGATAGACCGCTAAAGTTTAACAGAGTCAAGCTGCCAAAGGGTCTCCAACTTTCCAAGAGTGAAATGAGAAGGATTTGCCAGTTTCGAGACATACCTTATATATCTCCTTATTCAGACTTTACCAATTTGAGATCGGGTTCgaaggagaaggaaaagcaTGCTTGTGGAGTTGTTCATGAGATTTTGAGTCTCACTGTTGAGAAGAGGACCCTTGTTGATCACCTTACTCATTTTCGTGAGGAGTTTAGATTCTCTCAGCAGCTGAGGGGGATGCTAATAAGACATCCTGATTTGTTTTACGTGTCTTTGAAAGGGGAAAGAGATTCGATTTTCCTCAGGGAAGCATATTCTGATTCTCATTTGGTAGAGAAGGACCGGCTGTTGAACATCAAAGAGAAGCTTCGTTCTCTTGTTATGGTTCCTAGATTCCCGAGGAGAGGTGCTCCAAAGACAGAAGCAGCAGGTGGAGAAGATGGAACTTCTGGGCAAGAAGATGGAAGTGATGAGGAGGCTGAAGATTGGTCTGATGTTGATAGTTACGCGAGTGGTGATGAACTTGATGATGATTATGAAGATGATTGgaatgatgaagatgatgatacaCCCCCAGat tttgatgatgatggtgatggtgatggtgatggaaCTGTGAAAATTCATTTGAGCAAATCAACCAGCCAGCCAGATACCGCAACAAATAACAAAGAGAAGGTGCTCACTCCAGTGTTTCCTGATGGCCAACCAAGAGATCGTTGGTAA
- the LOC118041528 gene encoding pentatricopeptide repeat-containing protein At4g01030, mitochondrial, which translates to MPFLHTPTPFTMDKLAPFHHSPPLLQNHKPKPIRTHSPPSLSVALITTSSLETTPRPTHVPNLGSLNGFTADSKTLDSVKAMHAQMIKKGNKWNSDSMAKHLITSYLELGDCKSAAVVFFVGFARNYVMWNNFLEEFKSFGGDPSEVLEVFKELHCEGVVFDSRVISVVLKICASVMNLWLGLEVHASLIKRGFELDVYVRCALMNFYGRCWCVESANQVFHEPPNLDDLLWNEAILVNLKNERFVKALELFREMQFLTSKVNATTVLKILQACSKKGALNEGKQIHGYVLKLAMESNLSICNSLIIMYSRNGKIKLASRVFDSMKDHSLSSWNSIISSYTTLGYLNDAWNLFCKMERSGTKPDIITWNSMLSGNAIVSSYKEVLIILRRMQAAGFRPNPRSITSVLQAVIEPGLLNFGKEIHGYVIRNGLDYDAYVGTSLLDMYVKNDCLTSSQAIFDNMKNKNIVAWNSLISGYSFKGHFDHARRLLNRMKEEGIKPDLITWNSLVAGYSMRGHTKEALALIHGIKISGLTPNVVSWTALISGCSQNGNYSESIEAFVQMQEEGIKPNSATISSLLRTCGGLSLLRKGKEIHCLSIRKGFIEDLYVATALIDTYSKSGDLESAHKVFRSAEKTLASWNCMIMGFAINGCGREVIALLDGMQRAGILPDAITFTALLSGCKNSGLVEEGWKCFDMMSNDYGIKPTIEHYSCMADLLGRAGYLDEAWDFIQTMPIKPDASVWGAMLGSCRIHGNIEFAEIAAKELFKLEPYNSANYVLMLSLYAMSNRWEDVDRIKDLMDTRGIKPRQVWSWIQIDQRVHLFSAGGIPHQDEGEIYYELYQLVSELKKFGYLPDVNCVYQNIDEEEKVKMLLSHTEKLAITYGLIKTTSGAPIRVIKNTRICSDCHTAAKLISLVRSREIFLRDGVRFHHFKAGKCSCNDYW; encoded by the coding sequence ATGCCATTTCTCCACACACCAACTCCATTCACCATGGACAAACTGGCTCCATTTCACCATAGCCCGCCTCTACTTCAAAACCACAAGCCAAAACCAATTAGAACCCATTCACCACCATCTCTTTCTGTTGCTCTCATAACAACCTCGTCCCTTGAAACTACACCTAGGCCTACACATGTACCGAATCTTGGCTCTTTAAATGGCTTCACTGCTGATAGCAAGACTTTAGACTCAGTTAAAGCAATGCATGCCCAGATGATAAAAAAGGGTAACAAATGGAATTCAGATTCTATGGCGAAGCATTTGATCACTTCTTATTTAGAACTTGGTGATTGCAAGTCAGCTGCAGTGgttttttttgtgggttttgCGCGGAACTATGTTATGTGGAATAATTTCTTGGAGGAGTTCAAGAGCTTTGGTGGTGATCCAAGTGAAGTTCTTGAGGTCTTTAAAGAATTGCATTGTGAAGGAGTGGTGTTTGATAGTAGAGTGATTAGTGTGGTTTTGAAGATTTGCGCTAGTGTGATGAATTTATGGCTTGGTTTGGAAGTACATGCTAGTTTGATCAAGAGGGGTTTTGAATTAGATGTGTATGTGAGGTGTGCACTAATGAATTTTTATGGGAGGTGTTGGTGTGTGGAAAGTGCTAATCAAGTGTTTCATGAACCCCCCAATTTAGATGATCTCTTGTGGAACGAGGCAATCTTGGTCAATTTGAAGAATGAGAGATTTGTTAAGGCTCTAGAATTGTTTAGAGAGATGCAATTCTTGACTAGTAAAGTTAATGCTACTACAGTTTTGAAGATTCTGCAAGCTTGTAGCAAGAAGGGGGCTCTCAATGAAGGGAAGCAGATTCACGGGTATGTGTTAAAGCTTGCTATGGAATCAAATTTGTCGATATGCAATTCTTTGATTATCATGTACTCTAGGAATGGAAAAATCAAACTAGCTAGCAGGGTATTTGATTCAATGAAAGATCATAGTTTGTCCTCATGGAATTCAATTATCTCAAGTTATACTACACTTGGTTACTTGAATGATGCTTGGAATCTTTTCTGTAAAATGGAGAGGTCAGGCACAAAACCAGACATAATAACCTGGAATAGCATGTTGTCAGGCAATGCTATTGTTAGTTCATATAAAGAAGTCCTCATAATTTTGCGGAGGATGCAAGCTGCGGGTTTTAGGCCAAATCCTCGCTCCATCACTAGCGTTCTTCAAGCTGTCATTGAACCGGGGCTCCTGAATTTCGGGAAAGAAATTCATGGTTATGTGATAAGAAATGGGCTTGACTATGATGCATACGTGGGAACTTCATTGTTAGACATGTATGTGAAGAATGACTGCCTCACCAGTTCTCAGGCGATTTTTGataatatgaaaaacaagaatATTGTTGCTTGGAATTCATTAATATCAGGGTATTCGTTCAAGGGACATTTTGACCATGCAAGAAGATTGTTGAATCGTATGAAAGAGGAAGGAATAAAACCAGATCTAATTACATGGAACAGCCTGGTTGCCGGGTATTCAATGCGTGGCCACACTAAGGAAGCTTTAGCTTTGATTCATGGTATCAAAATTTCGGGATTGACACCAAATGTGGTTTCATGGACTGCTCTCATATCAGGCTGTTCACAGAATGGTAACTACTCGGAATCTATTGAGGCTTTTGTCCAAATGCAAGAAGAAGGTATTAAGCCAAACTCTGCCACTATATCCAGCTTACTTAGGACTTGTGGGGGCCTATCCTTGTTACGGAAGGGTAAAGAAATTCACTGCCTAAGTATTAGAAAAGGCTTCATTGAAGATTTATATGTAGCTACAGCACTCATTGACACGTACAGTAAGTCAGGCGATTTAGAAAGTGCTCATAAAGTTTTCAGGAGTGCAGAGAAGACATTAGCATCTTGGAATTGCATGATTATGGGATTTGCCATTAATGGCTGTGGAAGAGAGGTGATTGCACTCCTTGATGGAATGCAAAGAGCTGGTATCTTGCCAGATGCTATAACCTTCACAGCCCTCCTCTCTGGTTGCAAGAACTCTGGTTTAGTTGAAGAGGGATGGAAATGCTTTGATATGATGAGCAACGACTATGGTATAAAACCAACCATTGAGCATTATTCTTGCATGGCAGATCTTCTTGGAAGAGCTGGCTACCTTGATGAAGCTTGGGACTTCATTCAAACAATGCCAATAAAGCCAGATGCTAGTGTTTGGGGTGCCATGCTTGGATCTTGCCGAATCCACGGAAACATTGAGTTTGCAGAGATTGCAGCGAAGGAACTTTTCAAGTTAGAACCATATAATTCTGCTAATTACGTTCTGATGTTGAGCTTATATGCCATGTCAAACAGATGGGAGGATGTTGACCGTATTAAAGATCTCATGGATACCAGGGGTATTAAGCCCAGGCAAGTATGGAGCTGGATTCAAATTGATCAGAGAGTTCATCTGTTCTCTGCTGGAGGAATACCCCATCAAGATGAAGGAGAGATATACTATGAGTTGTATCAGTTGGTCTCTGAACTGAAGAAATTTGGATATTTGCCGGATGTAAACTGCGTATACCAGAACATTGATGAGGAAGAAAAGGTGAAGATGCTCCTAAGTCACACTGAGAAACTTGCAATTACTTATGGACTAATCAAAACAACAAGTGGCGCACCAATCAGAGTGATCAAGAACACAAGAATTTGTTCTGATTGTCACACAGCAGCAAAACTCATTTCCCTTGTTCGCAGTAGAGAGATTTTCCTCAGGGATGGTGTTCGGTTTCACCATTTTAAGGCAGGGAAGTGTTCTTGCAACGACTACTGGTAA
- the LOC118041529 gene encoding abscisic acid receptor PYL3, protein MNGSDAYSATEAQYVRRHHKHEPRENQCTSALVKHIKAPAHLVWSLVRRFDQPQRYKPFVSRCVMNGELGIGSVREVNVKSGLPATTSTERLELLDDEEHILGVQIVGGDHRLKNYSSIMTVHPEFIDGRPGTLVIESFVVDVPDGNTKDETCYFVKALIRCNLKSLADVSERMAVQDRVEPVNQF, encoded by the exons atgaacggCAGTGATGCCTACAGTGCAACAGAGGCTCAATACGTACGGAGACACCATAAACATGAGCCTAGAGAGAACCAGTGCACTTCTGCTCTTGTTAAGCACATCAAAGCTCCTGCTCACCtt GTTTGGTCACTGGTGAGGCGATTTGATCAGCCACAGAGGTACAAGCCATTCGTGAGCAGGTGTGTTATGAACGGAGAGCTTGGGATTGGAAGTGTTAGAGAGGTGAATGTTAAATCTGGACTTCCTGCAACTACTAGTACTGAGAGGCTTGAGCTTCTTGATGACGAGGAGCACATTCTTGGAGTCCAGATTGTTGGTGGTGATCACAGGCTCaag AACTACTCATCAATTATGACTGTCCACCCTGAGTTTATTGATGGGAGGCCTGGAACTTTAGTCATAGAATCATTCGTTGTAGATGTGCCTGATGGGAACACCAAGGATGAGACATGTTACTTTGTCAAGGCCCTTATAAGGTGCAATCTCAAATCTCTGGCTGATGTCTCTGAGAGGATGGCTGTGCAGGACCGGGTTGAACCTGTCAATCAATTCTGA